A DNA window from Micromonospora sp. NBC_01739 contains the following coding sequences:
- a CDS encoding carbohydrate ABC transporter permease, with protein sequence MVGRWLGRFVVPAIFAVIFVAPLWFMVVGSLRPAGSPPPRTLELWPADPTTAAYTRLPELVPLARYLANSALVVAMAVPLTVLVAALTGFGLRLLSGAARRRALLALLVVLLVPVTAVWATRFEVFRHFGAVDTYLPLLAPAALAVSPFLILLYAWSFGGIPDSQLQAARLEGAGWLTIFRRLALPQVKPATLAVAVLAFTFHWSNFIDPLLYLTSGDRYTWPLGLRFLLLLNPTDWPLLMAGSVIATAPCVLMFLLAQRILLADDPLAALRSKGRR encoded by the coding sequence GTGGTCGGGCGTTGGCTCGGGCGGTTCGTCGTGCCCGCCATCTTCGCGGTGATCTTCGTAGCGCCACTGTGGTTCATGGTGGTCGGGTCGCTGCGGCCGGCCGGTTCCCCGCCACCGCGCACCCTGGAACTGTGGCCGGCCGATCCCACCACGGCCGCGTACACCCGGCTGCCGGAACTGGTGCCGCTGGCGCGGTATCTGGCCAACTCGGCGCTGGTGGTGGCGATGGCCGTACCGCTGACCGTGCTGGTGGCCGCGCTGACCGGCTTCGGGCTGCGGCTGCTGTCCGGGGCCGCCCGCCGCCGGGCCCTGCTGGCCCTGCTGGTCGTGTTGCTGGTGCCGGTCACCGCCGTGTGGGCCACCCGGTTCGAGGTGTTCCGCCACTTCGGGGCGGTCGACACCTACCTGCCCCTGCTGGCACCGGCGGCGTTGGCCGTCAGCCCCTTCCTGATCCTGCTGTACGCCTGGAGCTTCGGCGGCATACCGGACAGCCAGTTGCAGGCCGCCCGGCTGGAGGGTGCCGGCTGGCTGACCATCTTCCGACGGCTGGCCCTGCCCCAGGTCAAGCCGGCGACCCTGGCGGTGGCGGTGCTCGCCTTCACCTTTCACTGGTCCAACTTCATCGACCCCCTGCTCTATCTGACCAGCGGCGACCGCTACACCTGGCCCCTGGGGCTACGGTTCCTGCTGCTGCTCAACCCGACGGACTGGCCGCTGCTGATGGCCGGCAGCGTGATCGCCACCGCGCCCTGCGTCCTGATGTTCCTGCTCGCCCAACGGATCCTGCTGGCCGACGATCCCCTGGCGGCGCTTCGCTCGAAAGGAAGACGATGA